The Thermoanaerobaculia bacterium genome contains a region encoding:
- a CDS encoding PQQ-dependent sugar dehydrogenase yields the protein MFVLACTCVSGFVILATPAARATRPSGPSGTADTAATAAVCRPLESRAPNASGQRPELPDQTRACARPSGVALDVVVLARGLDHPWAVEPMPGGDLLVTERPGRLRIVDQRGAIGPPIEGLPAVDARGQGGLLDVALSRAFATDRTLFWSYSEARQGGNATSVARGVLSADRRRVEAVQVIFRAAPAYDGDKHFGSRVVVGPDDTLYVTLGERSDTRMRPQAQRLDSHMGKIVRIRPDGSAPDDNPFRGRSDALPEIWSLGHRNVQAGAFDATGNLWIVEHGTRGGDELNRIEKGGNYGWPVQAYGEEYAGVPIAGAETRRAGMLAPVYYWDPVIAPSGAEVYSGAAFPQWQGSLFVGALKEKRLVRLELVNGRVTGEEHLLVDRGQRLRDVRQGGDGALYVVTDESPGELWKIVPRAPAAAAAPR from the coding sequence ATGTTCGTCCTCGCCTGCACCTGCGTCAGCGGCTTCGTGATCCTCGCGACGCCAGCCGCTCGTGCCACCAGGCCCTCCGGCCCCTCCGGCACTGCAGACACCGCTGCCACTGCCGCCGTCTGCCGGCCGCTCGAGAGCCGGGCGCCGAATGCTTCCGGGCAGCGGCCGGAGCTGCCGGATCAGACCCGCGCCTGCGCCCGCCCGAGTGGCGTCGCCCTCGACGTCGTCGTCCTCGCCCGCGGGCTCGACCATCCGTGGGCGGTCGAACCGATGCCCGGCGGCGACCTGCTGGTGACCGAGCGGCCGGGGCGGCTGCGCATCGTCGACCAGAGGGGTGCGATCGGGCCGCCGATCGAGGGCCTGCCGGCGGTCGACGCGCGCGGTCAGGGAGGACTCCTCGACGTCGCGCTGAGCCGCGCCTTCGCCACCGATCGCACCCTTTTCTGGAGCTACAGCGAGGCGCGGCAGGGCGGCAATGCGACCAGCGTCGCCCGCGGTGTGCTCTCCGCGGATCGCCGCCGCGTCGAGGCGGTGCAAGTCATCTTCCGCGCCGCGCCCGCCTACGACGGCGACAAGCACTTCGGGTCCCGCGTCGTGGTCGGCCCGGACGACACCCTCTATGTCACTCTGGGTGAGCGCTCCGACACCCGGATGCGGCCGCAGGCTCAGCGTCTCGACAGCCACATGGGCAAGATCGTCCGCATCCGGCCGGACGGCTCGGCGCCGGACGACAATCCGTTTCGCGGCCGGTCCGACGCCCTGCCGGAGATCTGGTCCCTCGGGCATCGCAACGTCCAGGCCGGCGCCTTCGACGCCACCGGGAACCTCTGGATCGTCGAGCACGGGACGCGCGGCGGCGACGAGCTCAACCGGATCGAGAAGGGCGGCAACTACGGCTGGCCGGTTCAGGCCTACGGCGAGGAGTATGCCGGCGTCCCGATCGCCGGCGCCGAAACGCGGCGGGCGGGGATGCTCGCGCCGGTCTACTACTGGGATCCGGTGATCGCACCCTCGGGGGCAGAAGTTTACAGCGGCGCGGCGTTTCCGCAGTGGCAGGGCAGTCTCTTCGTCGGCGCTCTCAAGGAGAAACGCCTGGTTCGCCTGGAGCTCGTGAACGGTCGCGTGACCGGCGAAGAGCACCTTCTCGTCGACCGCGGCCAGCGCCTGCGCGACGTGCGCCAGGGAGGCGACGGCGCGCTCTACGTCGTGACCGACGAGAGCCCGGGCGAGCTGTGGAAGATCGTGCCGCGAGCGCCCGCGGCCGCCGCTGCCCCACGCTGA
- a CDS encoding thioesterase family protein: protein MYRKNLYAGWADMDFNSHMKNTAYLDKAADVRQMYLIENGFPVEEFLRLQIGPAMKKDEVEYFREVRLQERIDVTYAMAGHAEDGSRFLLRHEIYRADGELAARVTSTGGWLHLAERRIVAPPPELLAVMNSLERTADFVVLPSSVRPRPSA, encoded by the coding sequence ATGTACAGGAAGAACCTCTATGCAGGCTGGGCCGACATGGATTTCAACTCGCACATGAAGAACACGGCCTATCTCGACAAGGCCGCCGACGTGCGGCAGATGTACCTGATCGAGAACGGATTCCCGGTGGAGGAGTTCCTGCGCCTGCAGATCGGACCGGCGATGAAGAAGGACGAGGTGGAGTACTTCCGCGAAGTCCGGCTGCAAGAGCGGATCGACGTGACCTACGCCATGGCCGGCCATGCGGAGGACGGCAGCCGCTTCCTCCTGCGGCACGAAATCTATCGCGCGGACGGCGAGCTCGCCGCCCGGGTCACGAGCACCGGCGGCTGGTTGCACCTGGCGGAGCGGCGCATCGTCGCACCGCCGCCGGAGCTCCTGGCGGTGATGAACTCGCTCGAGCGGACCGCCGATTTCGTCGTCCTGCCATCGAGCGTCCGGCCGCGTCCCTCCGCCTGA